A DNA window from Xyrauchen texanus isolate HMW12.3.18 chromosome 6, RBS_HiC_50CHRs, whole genome shotgun sequence contains the following coding sequences:
- the LOC127644546 gene encoding gastrula zinc finger protein XlCGF57.1-like: MEIEDMSDPEPCRMTNEYTEELRNPMEVEEESQICYEVDVKTRYQKPDEFITEENVLSCSKIEKNLLQRRSQKTRAKKSLTCNRCGKSFTCKGSLNIHMRIHSGEKPFTCLQCGTSFTCKGSLNIHMRIHSGEKPFTCLQCGKSFTCKGSLNIHMRIHSGEKPFTCLQCGTSFAYKTSLNVHMRIHTGETLTCLQCGKSFTQKGHLKGHMRIHTGESPFTCLQCGKSFSRNAHLQRHTQIHTGEKPFTCHLCENSFAREEHLKNHMRIHTGEKPFACHLCENSFAREEHLKNHMRIHTGEKPFMCFQCGNSFTRAANLQIHQRTHSQHQRIHTGEKPYKCSHCEKRFSHSGILKKHGRVHTGEKPYKCSHCEKSFSQSGNLKTHEQVHTGEKPYKCSHCEKSFIWSSLLKLHEKVHTGEKPYKCSHCEKSFTHSSILKEHQRIHTGEKPYKCSHCEKSFTHSSILKEHQRIHTGEKPYKCSHCGKSFTQLGHMKSHKRGHTGEKPYKCSHCGKSFSRSGILKTHEKVHTA, from the exons ATGGAGATTGAAGACATGAGTGACCCTGAACCATGTAGAATGACAAATGAATATACTGAGGAACTAAGAA ACCCGATGGAAGTGGAAGAAGAAAGTCAGATATGTTATGAAGTGGATGTGAAAACTCGGTATCAGAAACCAGATGAATTCATAactgaagaaaatgttttaagtTGCTCAAAGATTGAGAAGAATTTGTTACAAAGAAGATCACAAAAAACAAGAGCCAAGAAATCTTTAACCTGCAAtcggtgtggaaagagtttcacatgtaAAGGAAGCCTTAAcattcacatgagaattcactctggagagaagcctttcacatgcctccAATGTGGAACGAGTTTTACATGTAAAGGAAGCCTTAAcattcacatgagaattcactctggagagaagcctttcacatgcctccaatgtggaaagagttttacatgTAAAGGGAGCCTTAAcattcacatgagaattcactctggagagaagcctttcacatgcctccAATGTGGAACGAGTTTTGCATATAAAACAAGCCTTAAcgttcacatgagaattcacaccggagagaCCTTGACATGccttcaatgtggaaagagttttacacaaAAAGGGCACCTTAAAGGTCACATGaggattcacactggagaaagcCCTTTCACATGTCTTCAGTGTGGTAAGAGTTTTTCACGTAATGCGCACCTTCAGAggcacacacaaattcacactggagagaagccattcaCATGCCATCTGTGTGAGAATAGTTTCGCTCGTGAAGAACATCTTAAGAATCACATGaggattcacactggagagaagccattcgCATGTCATCTGTGTGAGAATAGTTTCGCTCGTGAAGAACATCTTAAGAATCACATGaggattcacactggagagaagcctttcatgtGTTTTCAGTGTGGAAATAGTTTTACACGGGCAGCCAATCTCCAAATTCACCAGCGCACTCATTCACAACACcaaagaatccatactggagaaaaaccttacaagtgttcacattgtGAAAAGCGTTTCAGTCACTCAGGAATCCTGAAAAAACATGGAAGAgtgcatactggagaaaaaccttacaagtgttcacattgtgaaaagagtttcagtcAGTCGggaaacctgaaaacacatgaacaagtgcatactggagaaaaaccttacaagtgttcacattgtgaaaagagtttcatttGGTCCTCACTCCTAAAATTACATGAAAAAGtgcacactggagaaaaaccttacaagtgttcacattgtgaaaagagtttcactcattcaAGTATCTTGAAAGAGCACCAaagaatccacactggagaaaaaccttacaagtgttcacattgtgaaaagagtttcactcattcaAGTATCTTGAAAGAGCACCAAAGGatccacactggagaaaaaccttacaagtgttcacattgtggaaagagtttcactcagttagGACACATGAAATCACACAAAAGGGggcacactggagaaaaaccttacaagtgttcacattgtggaaagagtttcagtcgCTCAGGAATCCTGAAAACACACGAAAAAGTGCACACTGCATAA